A portion of the Streptomyces sp. NBC_01335 genome contains these proteins:
- a CDS encoding alpha-L-fucosidase → MTTAAAPARALAEIRPSERQLAWQEMEFYGFIHFGMNTMTDREWGEGHDAPALFDPAGLDADQWVASLKSAGMTGVILTCKHHDGFCMWPSDATDYSVASSPWRGGKGDVVAEVADAARRHGLKFGVYLSPWDRTEASYGSGSAYDDFYVAQLTELLTRYGPVFSVWLDGANGEGPNGKRQVYDWERYYAVVRELQPDAVINVCGPDVRWCGNEAGETRPDEWSVVPRALQNAERTASVSQQADDGAFSRLVRSDDRDLGSRAALAGHESDLVWYPAEVNTSIRPGWFHHTAEDTEVRSADELFTIYRRAVGGNSCFLLNVPPAADGRLRDADVAALGGLGRRIEEFRSRRIGASATVTSGAPGDVATAWPGKAKAPWRPDGTDTRPTVTLTFGGPRLIEAVVLGEDITQGQRVEHVVVRGGRGGEWTTLAETRAVGYQRILTFPAAEVDTVEFAITATRDTPVVARVAAIGAGS, encoded by the coding sequence GTGACCACCGCCGCCGCGCCCGCACGGGCGCTCGCCGAGATCCGGCCCAGTGAGCGGCAGCTCGCCTGGCAGGAGATGGAGTTCTACGGCTTCATCCACTTCGGCATGAACACGATGACCGACCGGGAGTGGGGCGAGGGACACGACGCCCCGGCCCTCTTCGACCCGGCCGGCCTCGACGCCGACCAGTGGGTGGCCTCGCTCAAGAGCGCGGGAATGACCGGCGTCATCCTCACCTGCAAGCACCACGACGGCTTCTGCATGTGGCCGAGCGACGCCACCGACTACTCGGTCGCGTCCTCGCCGTGGCGCGGCGGCAAGGGCGACGTCGTCGCCGAGGTCGCCGACGCCGCCCGACGGCACGGCCTGAAGTTCGGCGTCTACCTCTCCCCGTGGGACCGCACCGAGGCGTCCTACGGCTCCGGAAGCGCGTACGACGACTTCTACGTCGCTCAGCTCACCGAACTGCTCACCCGCTACGGCCCGGTGTTCTCCGTGTGGCTGGACGGCGCGAACGGCGAGGGCCCCAACGGCAAGCGCCAGGTCTACGACTGGGAGCGCTACTACGCGGTGGTCCGCGAGCTCCAGCCGGACGCGGTGATCAACGTGTGCGGCCCCGACGTCCGCTGGTGCGGCAACGAGGCCGGCGAGACCCGCCCCGACGAGTGGAGCGTGGTCCCGCGCGCCCTCCAGAACGCCGAGCGGACCGCCTCCGTCTCGCAGCAGGCGGACGACGGCGCGTTCTCCCGCCTCGTCCGCAGCGACGACCGCGACCTGGGCAGCCGGGCCGCGCTGGCCGGCCACGAGTCGGACCTGGTCTGGTACCCGGCCGAGGTCAACACCTCGATCCGCCCCGGCTGGTTCCACCACACGGCCGAGGACACCGAAGTCCGCTCGGCGGACGAGCTGTTCACCATCTACCGGCGTGCCGTCGGCGGCAACTCCTGCTTCCTGCTGAACGTCCCCCCGGCCGCGGACGGACGTCTGCGGGACGCCGACGTGGCGGCGCTCGGCGGACTCGGCCGGCGCATCGAGGAGTTCCGCTCCCGCCGGATCGGGGCGAGCGCGACGGTCACCTCCGGCGCCCCCGGAGACGTCGCCACCGCCTGGCCCGGCAAGGCGAAGGCGCCCTGGCGCCCGGACGGCACCGACACACGCCCCACCGTGACCCTCACCTTCGGCGGGCCCCGCCTGATCGAGGCGGTCGTGCTCGGCGAGGACATCACCCAGGGCCAGCGCGTCGAGCACGTCGTCGTCCGGGGCGGCCGGGGCGGCGAGTGGACCACGCTCGCCGAGACGCGCGCGGTGGGCTACCAGCGCATCCTGACCTTCCCGGCCGCCGAGGTCGACACGGTCGAGTTCGCGATCACCGCGACCCGGGACACCCCCGTCGTCGCCCGCGTCGCGGCGATCGGGGCGGGTTCGTGA
- a CDS encoding DUF6903 family protein, translating to MKDSTRTALLVGVRTLVAAACVALVVVERKTIGWGHLGIMLLALAGLMALLASYNRRYQ from the coding sequence ATGAAGGACTCGACGCGTACGGCGCTGCTCGTCGGCGTGCGCACGCTCGTCGCGGCGGCCTGCGTGGCGCTCGTCGTGGTGGAGCGCAAGACGATCGGCTGGGGACACCTCGGCATCATGCTCCTCGCGCTGGCCGGGCTGATGGCCCTGCTCGCCTCGTACAACCGGAGGTACCAGTGA
- a CDS encoding carbohydrate ABC transporter permease, whose product MTVINTPRPPAARSRIGRVLTYVLVIALALAIAVPVAWVLLASLKKKSEFFGSPWTLPEGLRLQNYVDAFTDAHMGQYFATSVFVTVLGLVLVLAVSVPAAYVIARYEFKGKGFVELLLLGGLFVNVNYIVVPIFLMLVDWDKALVDVFPGGFFLDNPSVLSLVYAATSIPFTIYLLTAYFRSIPVAYEEAASIDGASRFRIMTRIMLPMARPAITTVILFNFLAYWNDFIISLTLLPGEGKTVQVGLLNLFTAQKAAADYGRLYAGMVIVIVPVLIVYAFIQKRLIEGMASGGVKG is encoded by the coding sequence ATGACCGTGATCAACACACCCCGCCCTCCCGCCGCCCGCTCGCGGATCGGCCGCGTACTCACGTACGTGCTCGTCATCGCCCTCGCCCTCGCCATCGCGGTGCCGGTCGCCTGGGTGCTGCTCGCCTCGCTGAAGAAGAAGAGCGAGTTCTTCGGCAGCCCCTGGACGCTGCCCGAGGGACTGCGCCTGCAGAACTACGTCGACGCGTTCACCGACGCGCACATGGGCCAGTACTTCGCGACCTCGGTGTTCGTCACCGTGCTCGGCCTCGTCCTGGTCCTCGCGGTCTCCGTGCCGGCCGCGTACGTCATCGCCCGGTACGAGTTCAAGGGCAAGGGCTTCGTCGAACTCCTGCTGCTCGGCGGGCTCTTCGTCAACGTCAACTACATCGTCGTCCCGATCTTCCTGATGCTGGTCGACTGGGACAAGGCGCTCGTCGACGTCTTCCCCGGCGGGTTCTTCCTCGACAACCCCTCGGTGCTCTCGCTCGTCTACGCGGCCACGTCGATCCCGTTCACGATCTACCTGCTCACCGCGTACTTCCGGTCCATCCCGGTCGCCTACGAGGAGGCCGCGTCGATCGACGGGGCGTCCCGGTTCCGGATCATGACCCGGATCATGCTGCCGATGGCCCGGCCCGCGATCACCACCGTGATCCTGTTCAACTTCCTCGCCTACTGGAACGACTTCATCATCTCGCTGACCCTGCTTCCCGGCGAGGGAAAGACCGTCCAGGTCGGCCTGCTCAACCTGTTCACGGCACAGAAGGCGGCGGCGGACTACGGACGCCTGTACGCCGGCATGGTCATCGTCATCGTCCCCGTCCTGATCGTCTACGCCTTCATCCAGAAGCGGCTCATCGAGGGCATGGCATCCGGCGGCGTCAAGGGCTGA
- a CDS encoding carbohydrate ABC transporter permease, with protein MLACLLPALVLFAVFMVYPTVNVFRMSLYTWSGFSPDMKFVGLDNFRHLIDDEQFVRAFQNTVTLLVVVTAVTMGMGLFLAAIMTRQKLRSRNFLRFVLYIPNVLSVVVIAAVFSAIYDQNNGLLNSMLRLVSLDSWQQVWLGDQKVVLYSVGIAMVWQSLGYYMVLYMSSMSSIPEELYEASGLDGASATRQFFSITMPLIWQNLRTSLTFFIMSAVNLSFVLVRAMTGGGPDSSSEVLLSYMYKQAYTNSSYGYGMAIGVVIFAFSFLVSLLMSRATKREPLQF; from the coding sequence GTGCTCGCCTGCCTGCTTCCCGCGCTGGTGCTCTTCGCGGTGTTCATGGTCTACCCGACCGTGAACGTGTTCCGGATGTCGCTCTACACCTGGAGCGGCTTCTCCCCGGACATGAAGTTCGTGGGGCTGGACAACTTCCGCCACCTCATCGACGACGAGCAGTTCGTGCGCGCGTTCCAGAACACGGTGACGCTGCTGGTCGTCGTCACCGCGGTGACGATGGGGATGGGCCTGTTCCTCGCCGCGATCATGACGCGGCAGAAGCTGCGCAGCCGCAACTTCCTCCGGTTCGTCCTCTACATCCCGAACGTGCTCTCCGTGGTCGTGATCGCGGCGGTCTTCTCCGCCATCTACGACCAGAACAACGGTCTGCTCAACAGCATGCTGCGGCTGGTCTCCCTCGACAGCTGGCAGCAGGTCTGGCTCGGCGACCAGAAGGTCGTGCTCTACTCCGTCGGCATCGCGATGGTCTGGCAGTCCCTGGGCTACTACATGGTCCTCTACATGTCGAGCATGTCGAGCATCCCCGAGGAGCTGTACGAGGCCAGCGGGCTCGACGGTGCCTCCGCCACCCGGCAGTTCTTCTCCATCACGATGCCGCTCATCTGGCAGAACCTGCGGACCTCGCTGACCTTCTTCATCATGAGCGCGGTCAACCTCAGCTTCGTGCTGGTCCGCGCGATGACCGGCGGCGGTCCCGACAGCTCCTCCGAGGTCCTGCTGAGCTACATGTACAAGCAGGCGTACACGAACTCCTCGTACGGCTACGGCATGGCCATCGGTGTCGTCATCTTCGCGTTCTCCTTCCTCGTGTCGCTCCTGATGAGCCGGGCGACCAAGCGCGAGCCCCTTCAGTTCTGA
- a CDS encoding carbohydrate ABC transporter substrate-binding protein, translating into MRRSLAFAGTAVTVLGLLATGCSGGGDSADSGKTTLKVAALEGGYGRDMYTQVIKAYEAAHPDVDVQLQISKSIEDEITPNMKAGKYPDVVVLGQGRKAALTETLVKDKAVEDLTPVLKAKVPGETKTVGDKLTPGIVGNLNTNPYGTDKTYLMPMYYAPTGLFYNQALFKKNGWETPATWDDMFALGDKAKKAGIPLFTYPTAGYLDSYFFALLADVGGEQFYTDVMTYKKDVWKTPNAKKALDITTKLLGYAAPTTVGYANEQDFTKNQQSILDNKALFMPNGTWITGEMADAPRADGFTWGLTPLPAVTTGAKRYLTTSVESVWVPSAAQHKDAAKDFVAYLYSDEAAKIFAKSNAIQPIQGIADNLTGESASFYKLYEDPSVSALVGGFASTSPVEGVDIKSTLFDTANSIISGDTTEAKWQSALNEASEKLRQAGN; encoded by the coding sequence ATGAGGAGATCGCTCGCCTTTGCAGGCACCGCTGTGACGGTGCTCGGGCTGCTCGCCACCGGATGTTCGGGAGGCGGCGACAGCGCGGACTCGGGCAAGACGACCCTCAAGGTCGCAGCCCTCGAAGGCGGCTACGGCCGGGACATGTACACGCAGGTCATCAAGGCCTACGAGGCGGCGCACCCGGACGTCGACGTCCAGCTCCAGATCTCGAAGAGCATCGAGGACGAGATCACCCCGAACATGAAGGCCGGCAAGTACCCGGACGTCGTGGTGCTCGGCCAGGGCCGCAAGGCCGCCCTCACCGAGACCCTGGTCAAGGACAAGGCCGTGGAGGACCTCACCCCGGTCCTCAAGGCGAAGGTCCCCGGCGAGACCAAGACGGTCGGCGACAAGCTCACCCCGGGCATCGTCGGCAACCTGAACACCAACCCGTACGGCACGGACAAGACGTACCTGATGCCGATGTACTACGCGCCGACGGGTCTCTTCTACAACCAGGCCCTCTTCAAGAAGAACGGCTGGGAGACCCCGGCCACCTGGGACGACATGTTCGCGCTCGGCGACAAGGCGAAGAAGGCGGGCATACCCCTCTTCACCTACCCGACCGCCGGCTACCTCGACTCGTACTTCTTCGCGCTGCTCGCCGACGTCGGCGGGGAGCAGTTCTACACCGACGTCATGACGTACAAGAAGGACGTCTGGAAGACGCCGAACGCGAAGAAGGCGCTCGACATCACCACCAAGCTGCTCGGCTACGCCGCGCCGACCACCGTCGGCTACGCCAACGAGCAGGACTTCACCAAGAACCAGCAGTCGATCCTGGACAACAAGGCGCTGTTCATGCCGAACGGCACCTGGATCACCGGTGAGATGGCGGACGCCCCGCGCGCCGACGGCTTCACCTGGGGCCTCACCCCGCTCCCGGCCGTCACCACCGGAGCCAAGCGCTACCTGACGACCTCGGTCGAGTCGGTCTGGGTCCCCAGCGCCGCGCAGCACAAGGACGCGGCGAAGGACTTCGTCGCCTACCTGTACTCCGACGAGGCCGCGAAGATCTTCGCCAAGTCGAACGCGATCCAGCCGATCCAGGGCATCGCCGACAACCTGACCGGTGAGAGCGCCTCGTTCTACAAGCTCTACGAGGACCCGTCGGTCTCCGCACTCGTCGGCGGCTTCGCGAGCACCTCGCCGGTCGAGGGCGTCGACATCAAGTCCACGCTCTTCGACACCGCCAACAGCATCATCAGTGGCGACACCACCGAAGCGAAGTGGCAGTCCGCGCTGAACGAGGCCAGCGAGAAGCTGCGCCAGGCGGGCAACTGA
- a CDS encoding LacI family DNA-binding transcriptional regulator translates to MNEDIARPRQPSMADVARIAGVSAQTVSRALRGSPNVTPDTNRRVLAAVEQVGYRFNSAARALSSGRSHTIGLVLLESGGYYSRSAVTAGVESAAGAAGYAVSIATIAGLDAGLMERSLAKLADQGVDGLVIAVPLLSVTQKIEDLTREIPTVTLDGSRTQGARVLGIDQAEAGRLATQHLLDLGHRQIWHIAGPDEWIEARRRRQGWQECLDAAGIEPPTPLEGDWSPDSGYRQGQIIAMIPEVTAVFVASDEMAFGVIRALRERGRSVPDDVSIVSVDDIALAAYCAPPLTTVRQDFYGYGAAAVALLLQGEADVEDSAVTASLSVRGSTAPPRQG, encoded by the coding sequence TTGAACGAGGACATCGCGAGGCCGAGACAGCCGAGCATGGCCGACGTGGCCCGGATCGCCGGAGTTTCGGCGCAGACGGTGTCACGCGCGCTGCGCGGTTCGCCGAACGTCACCCCCGACACCAACCGGCGCGTGCTCGCGGCGGTTGAGCAGGTCGGTTATCGCTTCAACAGCGCCGCCAGGGCGCTCTCTTCGGGCCGCAGCCACACCATCGGGCTCGTGCTGCTGGAGTCCGGCGGGTACTACTCGCGCTCGGCGGTCACCGCCGGTGTCGAGTCGGCCGCCGGCGCGGCGGGGTACGCGGTGAGCATCGCCACCATCGCCGGGCTCGACGCCGGCCTGATGGAACGGTCCCTGGCCAAACTCGCCGACCAGGGCGTCGACGGTCTGGTGATCGCCGTGCCGCTCCTCTCGGTGACGCAGAAGATAGAGGACCTCACCCGGGAGATCCCGACCGTCACCCTCGACGGGTCGCGGACGCAGGGGGCCCGGGTGCTCGGCATCGACCAGGCGGAAGCGGGCCGGCTGGCCACCCAGCACCTGCTCGACCTGGGACATCGCCAGATCTGGCACATCGCCGGACCGGACGAGTGGATCGAGGCGCGCCGGCGCCGCCAGGGCTGGCAGGAGTGCCTGGACGCGGCCGGGATCGAGCCGCCGACCCCCCTGGAGGGGGACTGGTCGCCCGACTCCGGGTACCGGCAGGGGCAGATCATCGCGATGATCCCCGAGGTCACCGCGGTCTTCGTCGCGAGCGACGAGATGGCGTTCGGGGTGATCCGGGCCCTGCGCGAACGCGGCCGGTCGGTGCCCGACGACGTCTCCATCGTGAGCGTCGACGACATCGCGCTGGCGGCCTACTGCGCGCCGCCCCTGACGACCGTCCGGCAGGACTTCTACGGGTACGGCGCGGCGGCCGTCGCGCTGCTGCTCCAGGGGGAGGCCGACGTCGAGGACTCGGCCGTCACCGCGTCCCTGTCCGTACGCGGCTCCACCGCACCGCCGCGCCAGGGGTGA
- a CDS encoding beta-galactosidase, whose amino-acid sequence MSSITYARAVTESPTTHIPSARPTDDATAGPATAALSWREGRMYRDGVPHRILSGALHYFRVHPDLWRDRIRRIADLGLNTIDTYVAWNFHQPREDRVPGFDGWRDLERFIRTVGEEGLDVIVRPGPYICAEWSNGGLPGWITGRDLALRSSDPLFTSAVGTWFDDLIPRIAALQASEGGPVVAVQVENEFGSYGDDHAYMRWSREALTERGITELLFTADGPTELMLDGGSLPGTLMAATLGSKPEAARTLLAGRRPEEPFLVAEFWNGWFDHWGKKHHVRGVESAVHTLRGIVADGGSVSIYMAHGGTNFGLWAGANESDGRLEPIVTSYDSDAPIAEDGTLTPKFFAMREALGAEGPLRSPERLPTLPPARVPLTHRAGLLPGLRAVEPTTTSTAPRPATFEQLGLDAGMVLYTAHPRIPAGTHQLTLTDVRDRALVFVDGVFLGIADAGSRELPVAGTGATVKLEVVVENLGRINYGPTVGGHKGLLGPVLVDRRTVQGWESAPVALQEWSDAELSEALATGPAPATGGTAPASATEPASGSATATAPASGSATEPASAPASGAGTQAIGPGTPTTGFAVARLHVDTPADTFLALPGSRRGFVWVNGFLLGRYWEIGPQVTLYCPAPLLRSGENTVTVLELEQLGDEVELRDRPELGPPEEYIEEFD is encoded by the coding sequence ATGTCATCGATAACATACGCTCGCGCCGTGACTGAGTCGCCCACGACACACATCCCCTCGGCACGCCCCACGGACGATGCGACGGCGGGCCCCGCCACCGCCGCTCTGTCCTGGCGCGAAGGCCGCATGTACCGCGACGGCGTTCCGCACCGCATTCTGTCGGGAGCGCTGCACTACTTCCGGGTTCATCCCGATCTCTGGCGGGACCGCATCCGCCGGATCGCCGATCTCGGGCTCAACACCATCGACACGTACGTGGCTTGGAACTTCCACCAGCCGCGCGAGGACCGGGTGCCGGGCTTCGACGGCTGGCGGGACCTCGAACGCTTCATCCGCACGGTGGGAGAGGAGGGCCTCGACGTCATCGTCAGGCCCGGCCCCTACATCTGCGCGGAGTGGTCCAACGGCGGTCTGCCCGGCTGGATCACCGGCCGCGACCTCGCCCTGCGCAGCTCGGACCCGCTGTTCACCTCGGCCGTCGGCACCTGGTTCGACGACCTGATCCCCCGCATCGCGGCGCTCCAGGCGTCCGAGGGCGGGCCGGTCGTCGCGGTGCAGGTGGAGAACGAGTTCGGCAGCTACGGCGACGACCACGCCTACATGCGCTGGAGTCGCGAGGCCCTGACCGAACGGGGCATCACCGAGCTGCTGTTCACGGCGGACGGCCCCACCGAGCTCATGCTGGACGGCGGCTCGCTGCCGGGCACCCTGATGGCCGCCACCCTGGGCTCCAAGCCCGAGGCCGCCCGCACGCTCCTCGCGGGCCGACGCCCCGAAGAGCCCTTCCTGGTCGCCGAGTTCTGGAACGGCTGGTTCGACCACTGGGGCAAGAAGCACCACGTACGCGGCGTGGAGAGCGCGGTGCACACCCTGCGCGGCATCGTCGCCGACGGCGGCAGCGTGAGCATCTACATGGCGCACGGTGGCACCAACTTCGGTCTGTGGGCGGGTGCCAACGAGTCGGACGGCCGACTGGAACCCATCGTGACCAGCTACGACTCCGACGCGCCGATCGCCGAGGACGGCACGCTCACCCCCAAGTTCTTCGCCATGCGCGAGGCGCTCGGCGCCGAGGGCCCCCTCCGTTCGCCCGAACGGCTGCCGACGCTCCCGCCCGCCCGCGTCCCGCTCACGCACCGGGCCGGCCTTCTCCCCGGCCTGCGCGCCGTGGAGCCCACGACCACCAGCACCGCCCCGCGCCCCGCCACGTTCGAGCAACTCGGGCTGGACGCGGGCATGGTGCTGTACACCGCGCACCCGCGCATCCCGGCGGGCACGCACCAGCTGACCCTCACCGACGTGCGTGACCGCGCCCTCGTCTTCGTCGACGGCGTCTTCCTCGGGATCGCCGACGCCGGTTCCCGTGAACTGCCCGTGGCCGGAACCGGGGCGACCGTGAAGCTGGAGGTCGTGGTCGAGAACCTCGGCCGGATCAACTACGGGCCGACCGTCGGCGGGCACAAGGGCCTGCTCGGCCCGGTCCTGGTGGACCGGCGCACGGTGCAGGGCTGGGAGAGCGCGCCGGTCGCGCTCCAGGAGTGGTCCGACGCGGAACTCTCCGAGGCGCTCGCCACCGGCCCCGCGCCCGCCACCGGCGGCACCGCTCCTGCCTCCGCCACCGAGCCTGCCTCCGGCTCCGCCACCGCTACCGCGCCTGCCTCCGGCTCCGCCACCGAGCCTGCTTCCGCGCCCGCCTCCGGCGCCGGTACGCAGGCCATCGGCCCGGGTACACCGACCACCGGGTTCGCCGTCGCCCGGCTCCACGTCGACACGCCGGCGGACACCTTCCTCGCGCTGCCGGGTTCACGGCGCGGCTTCGTCTGGGTCAACGGCTTCCTGCTCGGACGCTACTGGGAGATCGGGCCCCAGGTCACCCTGTACTGCCCGGCGCCGCTGCTGCGGTCGGGCGAGAACACCGTCACCGTTCTCGAACTGGAACAGCTGGGCGACGAGGTCGAGTTGCGGGACCGCCCCGAACTCGGCCCGCCGGAGGAGTACATCGAGGAGTTCGACTGA
- a CDS encoding DUF429 domain-containing protein, with amino-acid sequence MADPSVAGPPVTDVRMTTAPMVTVGIDLAGYTGTTGVCRVTWTERPAVELLDGRNDDDLLAAMRTADRTGLDSPVGWPVEFMSLLTAHRAGTELPERSWYAPHSDGREGLSRFTHRLTDDVAWKRTGAGRQRPLSVAADKLGVVAMRAVNLLERLAGAGPAVPRDGSGPVVEVYPAFALMQWGLASKGSYKKSTPAALAARAQILAGLADGLGLDLGERVRERCTRSDHDLDALIAAVVARAAACGMTHPPVSGEERAMAEVEGWMHLPRRDCPLPAVRVGAGSREAYRTVPSPSV; translated from the coding sequence ATGGCGGACCCGTCCGTGGCCGGCCCGCCCGTGACGGACGTACGCATGACGACCGCCCCCATGGTGACGGTCGGCATCGACCTGGCCGGCTACACCGGAACGACCGGGGTCTGCCGCGTGACCTGGACGGAGCGACCTGCCGTCGAACTCCTCGACGGCAGGAACGACGACGACCTGCTGGCGGCGATGCGGACCGCCGACCGGACCGGCCTGGATTCGCCCGTCGGCTGGCCGGTGGAGTTCATGTCCCTGCTCACCGCCCACCGGGCGGGTACGGAACTGCCCGAACGGTCCTGGTACGCGCCGCACTCGGACGGTCGCGAGGGGCTGAGCCGGTTCACCCACCGGCTGACCGACGACGTGGCGTGGAAGCGCACGGGGGCGGGGAGGCAACGGCCGCTCTCGGTCGCCGCCGACAAGCTGGGCGTCGTCGCCATGCGCGCGGTGAATCTCCTGGAACGCCTGGCGGGTGCGGGGCCCGCCGTCCCACGGGACGGCTCCGGTCCGGTCGTGGAGGTCTATCCGGCGTTCGCGCTGATGCAGTGGGGGCTTGCGAGCAAGGGCAGTTACAAGAAGTCCACGCCTGCCGCGCTCGCCGCGCGGGCCCAGATCCTCGCCGGTCTCGCGGACGGCTTGGGCCTCGACCTCGGCGAACGTGTGCGGGAGCGGTGCACGCGCAGTGACCACGACCTGGACGCCCTGATCGCGGCGGTGGTCGCTCGGGCGGCGGCGTGCGGGATGACCCACCCGCCGGTATCCGGCGAGGAGCGTGCCATGGCCGAGGTGGAGGGCTGGATGCACCTGCCCCGGAGGGACTGCCCGCTTCCCGCCGTTCGGGTCGGGGCAGGGAGCCGCGAGGCGTACCGCACCGTACCGTCGCCCTCGGTCTGA
- a CDS encoding damage-control phosphatase ARMT1 family protein, with product MSDRRAKGLGTMTEKNSRTPGEEAARGGAPLAAPVGGAPDGRAPVGGAPVGGAPVVLSDAPGSFPRGVLAERHPALIRQVRDAFPYGRRQHEALDALLDEIADDVVGPLDPTDPDHEHWAAWGEEYFGGSWYAAPFLWAENYFYRRLLDAVGYFGPGPWRGVDPFAPFKRAELRGEAVEEELRSLDALADAPADQRGTALLGASLWGNRADLGFRISAGEPAADDAVASALVADDSAVLWRLLPAGAPATVAVVADNAGRELIPDLVLVDHLLEHGRAERVVLYVKPSPYFVSDAMTADVVDCLRRLVEAPGEAGLTGGRLWKAMAAGELEVRTHPFFCAPFGYEEMPEDLRQEFAGAALTILKGDLNYRRLVGDRRWEATVPFAGLTAHFPGAVAALRTLKSDVVVGLEQDMLDALEASGTAWRTSGTHALVQVRP from the coding sequence GTGAGCGACCGACGCGCGAAGGGCCTGGGCACCATGACAGAGAAGAACTCCCGCACTCCCGGCGAAGAGGCTGCTCGCGGCGGTGCCCCGCTCGCTGCTCCGGTCGGCGGTGCTCCGGACGGCCGTGCTCCTGTCGGCGGTGCTCCCGTCGGCGGGGCTCCCGTCGTCCTGAGCGACGCGCCCGGCTCGTTCCCCCGGGGTGTACTGGCCGAGCGCCACCCCGCTCTCATCCGGCAGGTACGGGACGCCTTCCCGTACGGCCGCCGGCAGCACGAGGCCCTCGACGCCCTGCTGGACGAGATCGCCGACGACGTCGTCGGACCGCTCGACCCCACGGACCCCGACCACGAGCACTGGGCGGCTTGGGGCGAGGAGTACTTCGGGGGCTCCTGGTACGCCGCCCCGTTCCTGTGGGCGGAGAACTACTTCTACCGCAGGCTCCTCGACGCCGTCGGGTACTTCGGTCCGGGGCCGTGGCGGGGAGTCGACCCCTTCGCACCGTTCAAGCGGGCCGAACTGCGGGGCGAGGCGGTCGAGGAGGAGCTGCGGTCCCTGGACGCGCTCGCCGACGCCCCGGCCGATCAGCGGGGCACGGCCCTCCTGGGCGCCTCGCTCTGGGGCAACCGCGCTGACCTCGGCTTCCGCATCTCGGCGGGGGAGCCGGCGGCGGATGATGCCGTGGCCTCGGCGTTGGTCGCCGACGACAGCGCCGTGCTGTGGCGGCTCCTGCCCGCCGGTGCCCCGGCCACCGTGGCCGTGGTGGCCGACAACGCGGGACGCGAGCTGATCCCCGATCTCGTCCTCGTCGACCACCTCCTCGAACACGGGCGTGCCGAACGGGTCGTGCTCTACGTCAAACCCTCCCCGTACTTCGTCTCCGACGCCATGACCGCCGACGTGGTCGACTGCCTGCGCCGTCTCGTCGAGGCACCCGGCGAGGCGGGCCTGACCGGCGGCCGGCTCTGGAAGGCCATGGCCGCCGGGGAGCTGGAGGTCCGTACCCACCCGTTCTTCTGCGCCCCGTTCGGGTACGAGGAGATGCCCGAGGACCTGCGGCAGGAGTTCGCGGGCGCCGCGCTCACCATCCTGAAGGGGGACCTCAACTACCGCCGCCTGGTGGGCGACCGGCGGTGGGAGGCGACCGTGCCCTTCGCCGGTCTCACCGCGCACTTCCCGGGGGCCGTCGCGGCGCTGCGGACGCTGAAGTCCGACGTCGTCGTGGGCCTGGAGCAGGACATGCTGGACGCCCTCGAAGCGTCCGGGACCGCCTGGCGTACGAGCGGCACGCACGCGCTGGTCCAGGTGCGGCCGTAG
- a CDS encoding NUDIX hydrolase codes for MSLPRIRVAAYVVRHRAAPELLVFDHVGMPEAGTQVPAGGVEAGEELDAAVRREVAEESGLLTTGPVRQIAVEDKPHPDTGQPRRTSFFYLQAPDDTPDAWVHEVHGDGDDAGLTFGCRFLPLPLERPLADDQDVWLDRIDSRWLTATRRVR; via the coding sequence ATGTCTCTGCCGAGAATCCGTGTCGCCGCGTACGTGGTCCGTCATCGCGCCGCTCCCGAGTTGCTGGTGTTCGACCATGTAGGCATGCCGGAAGCAGGTACCCAGGTCCCCGCAGGAGGGGTCGAGGCAGGCGAGGAGCTGGACGCAGCGGTCCGGCGGGAGGTCGCCGAGGAATCGGGGCTGCTGACTACGGGGCCAGTCAGGCAGATCGCTGTGGAGGACAAGCCCCACCCCGACACAGGACAACCACGGCGAACCAGTTTCTTCTACCTCCAAGCCCCCGATGACACCCCTGACGCTTGGGTCCATGAGGTCCACGGCGACGGTGATGATGCCGGCCTCACGTTCGGCTGCAGATTCCTTCCCCTTCCCCTCGAACGACCTCTGGCCGATGATCAGGACGTTTGGTTGGACCGCATCGACTCTCGCTGGCTCACGGCTACCAGAAGAGTTCGGTAG